One Setaria italica strain Yugu1 chromosome II, Setaria_italica_v2.0, whole genome shotgun sequence DNA segment encodes these proteins:
- the LOC101757504 gene encoding isopentenyl-diphosphate Delta-isomerase I isoform X1 codes for MAGAAGDDAGMDAVQRRLMFEDECILVDEQDNVVGHESKYNCHLMEKIESENLLHRAFSVFLFNSKYELLLQQRSATKVTFPLVWTNTCCSHPLYRESELIQENYLGTLQKILQTEIVCFRFSFSLCNNDLTFCSSGTRNAAQRKLLDELGIPAQDAPVDQFTPVGRMLYKAPSDGKWGEHELDSILIMVRDVKLQPNPDEVADVKYVNREQLKELIQKADAGEDGMKLSPWFRLIVDNFLMRWWDHVEKGTLSEVVDMETIHKLKD; via the exons ATGGCCGGTGCGGCGGGCGACGACGCCGGGATGGACGCCGTCCAGAGGCGGCTCATGTTCGAGGACGA GTGCATTTTGGTGGATGAGCAGGACAATGTTGTTGGCCATGAATCAAAGTACAACT GCCATCTGATGGAAAAGATTGAATCTGAGAATCTGCTCCACAGGGCTTTCAGTGTGTTCCTTTTCAACTCAAAATATGAGCTGCTACTTCAG CAAAGGTCTGCAACAAAGGTTACATTTCCTTTAGTTTGGACCAACACCTGCTGCAGCCATCCTCTGTACCGTGAGTCTGAACTTATCCAGGAGAACTACCTTGGTACGTTACAGAAAATCTTGCAAACTGAAATTGTTTGCTTCCGTTTCTCATTTTCTCTCTGTAATAATGACTTAACCTTTTGTTCTTCAGGTACGAGAAATGCAGCACAGAGGAAGCTCCTGGATGAGCTGGGCATCCCAGCTCAAGATGCCCCGGTTGACCAATTCACCCCTGTTGGTCGGATGCTCTACAAGGCTCCATCTGATGGAAAATGGGGCGAGCATGAGC TTGACTCCATCCTGATCATGGTCCGGGACGTGAAGCTGCAGCCGAACCCAGATGAGGTCGCGGACGTGAAGTATGTGAACCGCGAGCAGCTGAAGGAGCTGATCCAGAAGGCGGACGCCGGCGAGGACGGCATGAAGCTCTCCCCCTGGTTCCGGCTGATCGTCGACAACTTCCTGATGCGCTGGTGGGATCATGTGGAGAAGGGCACCCTCAGCGAGGTCGTGGACATGGAGACCATCCACAAGCTGAAGGATTGA
- the LOC101757504 gene encoding isopentenyl-diphosphate Delta-isomerase I isoform X2 — MAGAAGDDAGMDAVQRRLMFEDECILVDEQDNVVGHESKYNCHLMEKIESENLLHRAFSVFLFNSKYELLLQQRSATKVTFPLVWTNTCCSHPLYRESELIQENYLGTRNAAQRKLLDELGIPAQDAPVDQFTPVGRMLYKAPSDGKWGEHELDSILIMVRDVKLQPNPDEVADVKYVNREQLKELIQKADAGEDGMKLSPWFRLIVDNFLMRWWDHVEKGTLSEVVDMETIHKLKD, encoded by the exons ATGGCCGGTGCGGCGGGCGACGACGCCGGGATGGACGCCGTCCAGAGGCGGCTCATGTTCGAGGACGA GTGCATTTTGGTGGATGAGCAGGACAATGTTGTTGGCCATGAATCAAAGTACAACT GCCATCTGATGGAAAAGATTGAATCTGAGAATCTGCTCCACAGGGCTTTCAGTGTGTTCCTTTTCAACTCAAAATATGAGCTGCTACTTCAG CAAAGGTCTGCAACAAAGGTTACATTTCCTTTAGTTTGGACCAACACCTGCTGCAGCCATCCTCTGTACCGTGAGTCTGAACTTATCCAGGAGAACTACCTTG GTACGAGAAATGCAGCACAGAGGAAGCTCCTGGATGAGCTGGGCATCCCAGCTCAAGATGCCCCGGTTGACCAATTCACCCCTGTTGGTCGGATGCTCTACAAGGCTCCATCTGATGGAAAATGGGGCGAGCATGAGC TTGACTCCATCCTGATCATGGTCCGGGACGTGAAGCTGCAGCCGAACCCAGATGAGGTCGCGGACGTGAAGTATGTGAACCGCGAGCAGCTGAAGGAGCTGATCCAGAAGGCGGACGCCGGCGAGGACGGCATGAAGCTCTCCCCCTGGTTCCGGCTGATCGTCGACAACTTCCTGATGCGCTGGTGGGATCATGTGGAGAAGGGCACCCTCAGCGAGGTCGTGGACATGGAGACCATCCACAAGCTGAAGGATTGA
- the LOC101757898 gene encoding calphotin, producing the protein MSKKKAVTTMTLKDFHGGSIPSELPLPSAPGVTPRPADRPVASASPVAAAVARPRVPVASPTAAAAAMPSFLTTPSRIGRHFDEDERTPFEPAAPRRPAPSPTSFAPAPVVVPARSGPGNAWGPRREAAPVASPVGPAPASTGGQIWSATRIAQASAVEKVISGRWHPSKPSSPPAPVSAPVVETPVAPPQMERPRSVGVREVDGGVERGAAPVRPASHEGRVGDGRVAEVPERPKLKLLPRSKPVEAPEPSPTYVEDKQVHQVQVTVNVMKVEAVHDVNQNVMAAKTGVLGADAETESRVAERPRLNLKPRSNLTGQSVETVKERQSLFGGARPREQVLKERGVDVLASDLEKTSPVGRSKGESAKVEQKVEAMSINPSSVQRGEGFPAGHRDPMNGDRKEYKRDTDRADAYRPTRREDNRRVARDVEKPPEQPRPEPETWRKPVEPPKPEVTTPRFGKAATALELAQAFSTSMSDTLPQSRLTSVPSPRVPPSPGGRDQSGFSRLTDNRALHSSPSQRKINGY; encoded by the exons atgtcgaaGAAGAAGGCGGTCACGACGATGACCCTCAAGGACTTCCACGGCGGTTCCATCCCCTCCGAGCTCCCGCTCCCCTCCGCCCCAGGAGT CACCCCGCGCCCGGCGGACCGCCCCGTCGCCTCCGCGTCccccgtcgcggccgcggtcgcaCGGCCCCGCGTCCCGGTCGCTTCCCctaccgccgcggcggccgcgatgCCTTCCTTCCTCACCACCCCGTCCCGCATCGGGCGCCACTTCGACGAGGACGAGCGCACACCCTTcgagcccgccgcgccgcgccgcccggcgccgtcGCCCACGTCGTTCGCCCCCGCCCCCGTTGTGGTCCCTGCCAGATCCGGGCCCGGGAACGCCTGGGGCCCGAGGAGGGAGGCCGCTCCGGTCGCGTCCCCGGTTGGTcccgcccccgcctccaccgGCGGCCAGATCTGGTCAGCGACACGCATCGCCCAGGCGAGCGCGGTGGAGAAGGTGATCTCCGGGAGATGGCACCCGTCGAAGCCCTCGTCTCCGCCGGCGCCAGTGTCGGCTCCAGTGGTGGAGACGCCCGTGGCCCCGCCGCAGATGGAGAGGCCAAGGTCTGTTGGCGTGAGAGAGGTGGATGGTGGGGTCGAGAGGGGCGCAGCACCAGTGAGACCCGCGTCGCATGAAGGAAGGGTTGGGGATGGGAGAGTCGCGGAGGTGCCGGAGAGACCAAAGTTGAAGCTGCTTCCTCGATCCAAGCCAGTCGAGGCTCCTGAACCATCTCCTACCTATGTTGAAGATAAGCAG GTGCACCAGGTCCAGGTTACTGTGAATGTCATGAAGGTTGAGGCTGTTCATGATGTGAATCAGAATGTGATGGCAGCTAAAACAGGAGTGTTAGGAGCAGATGCTGAGACTGAGAGCAGGGTAGCAGAACGACCACGGCTGAATCTGAAACCTCGTTCGAATCTGACAGGACAGTCTGTTGAAACTGTAAAGGAAAG GCAATCCCTCTTTGGTGGTGCTCGCCCCCGGGAACAA GTTCTCAAAGAACGTGGAGTAGATGTATTGGCCAGTGATCTTGAAAAGACTTCACCTGTTGGCAG GTCTAAAGGTGAATCTGCAAAAGTTGAGCAGAAGGTTGAAGCTATGTCCATTAACCCTTCTTCTGTTCAAAGGGGTGAGGGTTTTCCAGCTGGTCATAGAGACCCAATGAATGGCGATAGGAAAGAATACAAGCGGGATACAGACAGGGCTGATGCATATAGACCTACTCGTCGAGAGGACAACAGGAGGGTCGCCAGAGATGTGGAGAAGCCGCCGGAGCAACCACGCCCAGAGCCTGAAACCTGGCGTAAGCCAGTGGAGCCACCGAAGCCTGAAGTTACAACACCCCGTTTCGGGAAGGCAGCAACTGCATTGGAGCTCGCCCAAGCCTTCTCAACATCCATGTCTGATACCTTGCCACAGAGCCGATTGACAAGTGTTCCTAGTCCAAGGGTTCCTCCGAGCCCAGGTGGTAGGGATCAGTCTGGGTTTTCCAGGCTCACTGACAACAGAGCATTACACTCCAGCCCTTCCCAGCGGAAGATAAACGGCTACTGA
- the LOC101758320 gene encoding uncharacterized protein LOC101758320 — MKLFAFVRRARRQAPTSPAPAAAAPEDAAATATAEPTEKRRRRPSRSSSSGSAAWKPTLGAISEDAAVTAAALAKAQAKPAAKAKAARSPRPATRAAASYDDFRHYGPPTVLPAFSPTAFLF, encoded by the exons ATGAAGCTGTTCGCGTTCGTGAGGCGCGCGCGCCGGCAGGCGCCGACgtcgcctgcgccggccgcggcggcgcccgaggacgccgccgccaccgccaccgccgagcccacagagaagcggcggcggaggccatcgcggtcgtcgtcgtcggggtcCGCGGCGTGGAAGCCGACGCTGGGCGCCATCTCCGAGGAcgccgccgtgaccgccgcggcgctggcgaAAGCGCAGGCGAAGCCGGCCGCCAAGGCCAAGGCGGCGAGGTCGCCCCGTCCCGCCacccgggcggcggcgagctacGACGACTTCCG GCACTACGGGCCGCCTACGGTGCTGCCGGCGTTCTCGCCGACGGCGTTCCTGTTCTGA
- the LOC105913812 gene encoding putative F-box/LRR-repeat protein At5g02700 encodes MEEEEEAVVRERRFGGGGWRSVDGTQRSTTGLQDQAVPCPCGSGSGSGCAVLVSAPGRDARWPHASTSYAVGGGGGGDRFSALPEGIIDHILSFLPAEDAVRSSVLSGLWRGDWAHAPALNLSDERHQGRFLAFARAVLSRYGAPDIPALNVAIGCESNLGPGTAAWLRDAMERAVGSISVSVTAPVPMDRLTLPRRLRAKSISLTLSSMYENADLVLPDEPCETVAFGSLVELNLSRARLQGGGGVSLGEFLSSCCPCLRLLRLSKWDTDNVVQISAPRLHNISWLGGLPGHLSFLTDCRCVQRLALGFKWTWSKYHAFLISGHSPCG; translated from the exons atggaggaggaggaggaggccgtggtccgGGAACGCCGGTTTGGTGGCGGCGGTTGGCGATCGGTGGACGGCACGCAGCGCAGCACCACAGGGCTGCAGGACCAGGCTGTTCCGTGCCcctgcggctccggctccggctccggctgtGCTGTGCTCGTCTCGGCACCTGGCAG AGACGCGCGATGGCCGCACGCCTCGACCTCCTAtgccgttggcggcggcggcggcggcgaccggttCAGCGCCCTCCCCGAAGGAATAATCGACCACATCCTCTCCTTCCTGCCCGCCGAGGACGCCGTGCGCTCGTCCGTTCTCTCCGGGCTGTGGCGGGGCGACTGGGCCCACGCCCCCGCCCTCAACCTCTCCGACGAGCGGCACCAGGGCCGGTTCCTCGCCTTCGCCCGCGCGGTGCTCTCGCGGTACGGCGCGCCCGACATCCCCGCGCTCAACGTGGCGATCGGCTGCGAGTCCAACCTCGGCCCCGGCACCGCCGCGTGGCTCCGCGATGCCATGGAGCGTGCCGTCGGATCGATCTCCGTCTCGGTGACGGCGCCGGTTCCCATGGACCGGCTGACTCTCCCCCGCCGCCTTAGAGCCAAGTCAATAAGCCTGACACTCAGCAGCATGTACGAAAACGCCGATCTTGTGCTCCCCGACGAACCCTGCGAGACGGTGGCGTTCGGCAGCTTAGTTGAGCTGAACCTCTCGAGGGCGCGCCTACAGGGTGGCGGTGGCGTCTCGCTCGGTGAATTCCTGTCATCATGCTGCCCCTGCCTGAGgctgctgcgccttagcaag TGGGACACAGACAACGTTGTTCAGATCTCGGCTCCGCGGCTGCACAATATCAGCTGGTTGGGCGGCCTCCCGGGGCACCTCAGCTTCCTCACCGACTGTCGATGTGTGCAGCGACTGGCTCTGGGTTTCAAATG GACTTGGAGCAAATATCACGCCTTCCTAATATCAGGGCACTCTCCTTGCGGATAG